One Streptomyces coeruleorubidus DNA segment encodes these proteins:
- a CDS encoding class I adenylate-forming enzyme family protein yields the protein MRAGWTSNAGVEIRDLVPAPVRRSWSEQGLCPDRDLYTLFSGQVRRHPGRTAVIDSAGSVDYAGLDARVRHIAARLAESGLGDRDIIAVRMPNGRDAVATELAVAAIGAVALPYPPGPGSRGPASLLARARARAVIVSHLSDAVPGAHLPCLEAVFTLGEGGPAAQSLATPARQPFLPRPVDPDAPARILVSSGSEAEPKMVAYSHNAMAGGRAAYVRALHAGDGPMRNLVLVPLASSFGSCGTSVTLAALGGTLLVQESFDAAEALRMIVEHRPTHVFGVPTMLQRITEQPPARGEDFTGLQAVVSSGAALPDATADACRARFGRPVITVYGSSDGVNCHTAATGLSPEAGTGCPDPAVARIRIIDGTGAPVPAGQPGEICARGPMTPLCYVADPGLDARYRTPTGWVRTGDRGLLDEHGRLHVLGRIKQIVVRGGYNISPAEVERELAAHAAVAEVACVGVPDPELGERLCACIRQAPGAPAPDLQELTTFLYSQRGLERRKLPELLLRVKEMPLGPSGKICRRTLALMAAGETSDPR from the coding sequence ATGAGGGCCGGATGGACATCGAACGCGGGCGTCGAGATCCGTGACCTGGTACCGGCCCCGGTGCGGCGCTCCTGGTCCGAACAGGGCCTGTGCCCCGACCGGGACTTGTACACGCTCTTCTCCGGACAGGTGAGGCGGCACCCCGGCCGCACGGCCGTCATCGACTCGGCGGGCTCCGTGGACTACGCGGGGCTGGACGCCCGGGTACGGCACATCGCCGCCCGGCTCGCCGAAAGCGGCCTGGGCGACCGGGACATCATCGCCGTACGCATGCCGAACGGACGCGACGCGGTGGCCACCGAACTGGCGGTCGCCGCCATCGGAGCGGTGGCACTGCCCTACCCACCGGGGCCCGGCAGCCGGGGCCCGGCGAGCCTGCTCGCCCGCGCCCGAGCCCGCGCGGTCATCGTCAGCCACCTCTCCGACGCGGTTCCGGGTGCCCATCTCCCCTGCCTGGAAGCGGTATTCACCCTCGGGGAGGGCGGTCCGGCCGCACAGTCACTCGCGACGCCCGCGCGGCAGCCCTTCCTGCCCCGGCCCGTCGACCCCGATGCGCCCGCCCGCATTCTGGTCTCCTCCGGCTCCGAGGCCGAGCCCAAGATGGTCGCCTACTCCCACAACGCGATGGCCGGCGGCCGCGCCGCCTATGTACGCGCCCTGCACGCCGGGGACGGCCCGATGCGCAACCTCGTGCTCGTCCCGCTGGCCTCCTCCTTCGGCTCCTGCGGCACCTCCGTCACGCTCGCCGCACTCGGCGGCACGCTGCTGGTGCAGGAGTCCTTCGACGCGGCCGAGGCGCTCCGCATGATCGTCGAGCACCGTCCCACACACGTGTTCGGCGTGCCCACCATGCTGCAGCGCATCACCGAACAACCACCCGCCCGCGGGGAGGACTTCACCGGTCTTCAAGCCGTCGTCTCCAGCGGCGCAGCCCTCCCGGACGCCACCGCCGACGCGTGCCGCGCCCGGTTCGGCCGCCCTGTCATCACCGTCTACGGATCATCCGACGGCGTGAACTGCCATACCGCCGCCACCGGCCTCAGCCCCGAGGCGGGCACCGGATGTCCCGACCCGGCCGTGGCGCGGATCCGCATCATCGACGGCACCGGTGCTCCCGTGCCGGCGGGACAGCCCGGCGAGATCTGTGCCAGAGGCCCCATGACACCGCTGTGCTACGTCGCCGACCCCGGACTGGACGCCCGATACCGCACTCCGACCGGCTGGGTGCGCACCGGCGACCGCGGCCTCCTGGACGAGCACGGCAGGCTCCACGTGCTGGGCCGCATCAAGCAGATCGTCGTACGAGGCGGCTACAACATCAGCCCGGCGGAGGTGGAACGCGAACTCGCCGCGCATGCCGCCGTGGCCGAGGTGGCCTGCGTAGGTGTGCCCGACCCGGAACTGGGGGAGCGCCTGTGCGCGTGCATCCGCCAGGCGCCGGGCGCGCCCGCACCGGACCTGCAGGAACTCACGACGTTCCTGTACTCCCAGCGCGGCCTCGAGCGCCGAAAACTCCCCGAACTCCTGCTGCGCGTCAAGGAGATGCCACTCGGCCCCAGCGGGAAGATCTGCCGCCGGACCCTTGCCCTCATGGCTGCCGGTGAGACCTCGGACCCCCGCTGA
- a CDS encoding ABC transporter ATP-binding protein: MSSTTDAGVPQGSATDASVPARGSLRALLPALGGHRAMMARTCVAALLEQGLLVALSTLAAHTVGAAVITGRAPSAGTVTALVVLVLLRPLMTWREMDLSHDLAYRVLAELRVRVFDGLARSAPARVAGRRSGDLAATAMADVEALEFFYAHTTAQLLASGVVFAGGATALAMVEPWLLAAVLPVAALLAVAPFADARGRAARGARTRAATAKLSADTVEAVDGLRELLAFGGLPERRGRLAEQGRRVGEAQRAEATWEARAAAVRDLLIVLAVLGVVAAAAQSVTSGRLHGAWAPAAMALALSVLGPVAESARALSQAVGLRAAAARVDAAVKAPALAPPPASPRPLPPGPLGVRLHRVSFDYGGRPVLDGIELTVPAGQTLALVGVSGAGKSTCAHLLARFWDPSEGAVHLVSGDGDCVDLRDLADAELRRAVAVVGQDTPLFHGTLAENLRLAAPDADDDLLAETARLCGVDRIAPTDTLVSERGATLSGGQRARIALARALLAEPRILVLDETTAHLDNAGDVQLTTALAQGNRTTIVIAHRPTTIRRADRIAVLEAGRIAEQGTWDDLTARPDGALNRVLTVIPS; the protein is encoded by the coding sequence ATGAGCAGCACCACCGACGCCGGCGTCCCGCAGGGCAGCGCCACCGACGCGTCCGTGCCCGCTCGGGGTTCACTGCGTGCCCTGTTGCCGGCCCTCGGCGGACACCGGGCGATGATGGCCCGCACCTGCGTCGCGGCGCTCCTCGAACAGGGCTTGCTGGTCGCGCTGTCGACCCTGGCCGCGCACACCGTCGGCGCCGCCGTCATCACCGGCCGCGCCCCCTCGGCCGGTACCGTCACCGCTCTGGTCGTCCTCGTCCTCCTTCGCCCCCTGATGACCTGGCGCGAGATGGACCTCTCGCACGACCTTGCCTACCGTGTGCTGGCCGAGCTGCGTGTGCGGGTCTTCGACGGGCTCGCCCGCAGCGCACCCGCCCGCGTGGCCGGCCGGCGCAGCGGGGACCTGGCCGCGACGGCGATGGCCGACGTCGAGGCGCTGGAGTTCTTCTACGCCCACACCACGGCCCAACTCCTCGCGTCCGGCGTGGTGTTCGCCGGTGGAGCCACGGCATTGGCCATGGTGGAGCCCTGGCTGCTGGCGGCGGTGCTGCCGGTCGCCGCGCTGCTCGCCGTGGCGCCCTTCGCCGACGCACGCGGACGCGCCGCGCGCGGGGCCCGTACCCGGGCGGCCACCGCGAAGCTGTCGGCCGACACCGTCGAGGCCGTCGACGGGCTGCGTGAACTGCTCGCCTTCGGCGGGCTGCCCGAGCGGCGCGGCCGTCTCGCCGAGCAGGGCCGGAGGGTGGGCGAGGCCCAGCGCGCGGAGGCCACCTGGGAGGCCAGGGCCGCCGCCGTACGCGATCTGCTCATCGTGCTCGCGGTCCTCGGCGTGGTCGCCGCCGCCGCACAGTCCGTGACCTCCGGACGGCTGCACGGAGCGTGGGCCCCGGCAGCGATGGCGCTCGCCCTGTCGGTGCTGGGCCCGGTCGCCGAGTCGGCCAGGGCGCTGAGCCAGGCCGTGGGTCTGCGCGCCGCGGCCGCCCGTGTCGACGCGGCGGTGAAAGCACCCGCCCTCGCTCCACCGCCCGCCTCACCCCGCCCACTTCCCCCGGGCCCGCTGGGGGTCCGACTGCACCGGGTGAGTTTCGACTACGGGGGCCGGCCCGTGCTGGACGGAATCGAGCTGACGGTTCCCGCGGGGCAGACCCTCGCCCTGGTCGGTGTCTCCGGAGCTGGGAAGTCCACGTGCGCCCATCTGCTGGCCCGCTTCTGGGACCCGTCCGAGGGAGCCGTCCACCTGGTGTCCGGCGACGGCGACTGCGTCGATCTTCGCGACCTGGCCGACGCCGAACTGCGCCGTGCCGTCGCCGTCGTGGGCCAGGACACCCCTCTCTTCCACGGCACCCTCGCCGAGAACCTGCGCCTGGCCGCACCGGACGCGGACGACGACCTCCTCGCCGAAACGGCCCGGTTGTGCGGCGTCGACCGGATCGCCCCCACGGACACCCTCGTCTCGGAGCGCGGCGCCACCCTCTCCGGCGGCCAGCGCGCCCGGATCGCTCTCGCACGCGCGCTGCTGGCCGAGCCGAGGATCCTCGTGCTGGACGAGACCACCGCACACCTGGACAACGCCGGTGACGTCCAACTCACCACGGCGCTCGCCCAGGGCAACCGCACCACGATCGTCATCGCCCACCGCCCCACGACCATCCGCCGCGCCGACCGCATCGCCGTACTCGAAGCCGGCCGCATCGCCGAGCAAGGAACCTGGGACGACCTCACAGCCCGCCCCGACGGCGCGCTCAACCGCGTGCTGACCGTCATACCGTCCTGA
- a CDS encoding FecCD family ABC transporter permease, which produces MKRRFAVFTALAVVCACGELLAGRGMSPAVVWDVLGGAGDATERHILLQLRLPRMLVALAAGACLGVAGLVLQSALRNPLAGPEVTGVTPGAVLGAVTATALGLAGWESPLAVVVAACVGGCSGAALLWLLAGRGRGDPAQIALHGVLVSAVLGGLTAMVLLVAPGELGSVVQWLVGTTEGRVWQHWHLLWPWALAWSAVAWLLAGPLTLLRCGDDIAGAAGLSAARARTLALLCAVALTAGAVAAVGALGFVGLLVPHLALAVFGADLRMTLPGAALVGAAVVCGSDAAAQLLSRLLAVALDSGRLTLPVGALTTCVGAALLLVVVRRWPSRTF; this is translated from the coding sequence GTGAAGCGGCGCTTCGCGGTGTTCACCGCACTCGCCGTCGTGTGCGCCTGCGGGGAACTGCTGGCCGGGAGAGGGATGTCCCCGGCGGTGGTCTGGGACGTCCTGGGCGGGGCCGGTGACGCGACCGAACGGCACATTCTGCTCCAACTCCGCCTGCCCCGGATGCTGGTGGCCCTCGCCGCGGGGGCGTGCCTGGGCGTGGCGGGCCTGGTTCTGCAGTCCGCCCTGCGCAATCCGCTCGCCGGCCCGGAGGTCACGGGTGTGACGCCGGGCGCGGTGCTCGGGGCCGTCACCGCGACCGCTCTCGGGCTCGCGGGGTGGGAATCGCCCCTCGCTGTGGTCGTCGCCGCCTGCGTGGGCGGGTGCAGCGGAGCCGCGCTGCTGTGGCTGCTCGCGGGGCGGGGCCGGGGAGACCCCGCGCAGATCGCCTTGCACGGCGTCCTCGTCTCGGCGGTGCTCGGCGGACTCACCGCCATGGTGCTGCTCGTCGCGCCGGGTGAGCTCGGCAGCGTCGTCCAGTGGCTCGTCGGTACGACCGAGGGCCGCGTGTGGCAGCACTGGCACCTGCTCTGGCCGTGGGCGCTCGCGTGGAGTGCCGTGGCGTGGCTGCTGGCCGGGCCCCTGACCCTGCTGCGCTGCGGCGACGACATCGCCGGTGCCGCCGGGCTGTCCGCCGCGCGGGCCCGGACCCTCGCGCTGCTGTGCGCGGTGGCGCTGACGGCGGGAGCGGTGGCCGCCGTCGGGGCGCTGGGTTTCGTCGGGTTGCTCGTGCCGCACCTCGCGCTGGCCGTGTTCGGTGCGGACCTGCGGATGACGCTGCCCGGCGCCGCCCTGGTGGGCGCTGCCGTGGTGTGCGGTTCGGACGCGGCCGCGCAACTGCTGTCGCGGCTGCTGGCGGTCGCGCTGGACTCCGGGCGGCTCACGCTGCCGGTCGGGGCCCTCACCACCTGCGTCGGAGCCGCGTTGCTGCTGGTCGTCGTACGCCGCTGGCCGAGCCGAACGTTCTGA
- a CDS encoding nucleotide sugar dehydrogenase: MNNVAVIGLGYTGLPLAREACRVGMRVMGIDVNPSVTASLNSGRSHVPDVTDADLAAMLDAGFRASADESRLAEASVAVICVPTPLDDTGRPDLSHVRRAASALGDRLKPGTLVVLESTSFPGTTDDVVRGIVEQASGLSAGTDFSLAFSPERIDPGNQTFGLRNTPRVVGGYTRTCTRAAADFFRHLCDRVVEAGSAREAELAKLLENTYRNVNIALVNELAVAARALGVDVWEALDCARTKPFGFQEFRPGPGVGGHCIPVDPVYLTHWARAGGTPLRLVELSQEVNAGMPAHVVRRAEHLLNERGSALRDARVLLVGVTYKRNSTDLRATPAAALVRLMRQSGTDVTYHDPFVDAWSPGGEPVKRSVDALAAAADADLTILVQDHDTVPLDRLPEHARLLLDTRGRLRGTRAHQL; this comes from the coding sequence ATGAACAACGTCGCCGTCATCGGACTCGGCTACACCGGTCTTCCCCTGGCCAGGGAGGCCTGCCGCGTCGGCATGCGTGTCATGGGAATCGATGTGAACCCGTCCGTCACCGCATCCCTGAACTCGGGCCGCTCACACGTCCCCGACGTCACCGATGCCGATCTCGCCGCCATGCTGGACGCCGGTTTCCGGGCGTCCGCCGACGAGAGCCGGCTGGCGGAGGCCTCGGTCGCCGTGATCTGCGTCCCCACACCCCTGGACGACACGGGCCGGCCCGACCTGTCCCATGTGCGACGCGCCGCCTCCGCTCTGGGGGACCGCCTGAAACCCGGCACCCTCGTCGTCCTGGAGTCCACGTCCTTCCCAGGCACCACGGACGACGTCGTCCGCGGCATCGTGGAGCAGGCCTCCGGGCTCAGCGCCGGAACGGACTTCTCCCTCGCCTTCTCACCCGAGCGCATCGACCCGGGCAACCAGACCTTCGGTTTGCGGAACACCCCGCGCGTCGTGGGTGGTTACACCCGAACCTGCACGAGGGCCGCGGCCGACTTCTTCCGGCACCTGTGTGACCGAGTCGTTGAGGCAGGCTCCGCACGCGAGGCCGAACTGGCGAAGCTCCTGGAGAACACCTATCGCAACGTGAACATCGCCCTGGTCAACGAACTCGCCGTCGCCGCCCGGGCCCTGGGAGTCGATGTGTGGGAGGCTCTCGACTGCGCGCGCACGAAACCGTTTGGTTTCCAGGAGTTCCGGCCCGGACCGGGTGTGGGCGGGCACTGCATCCCCGTCGATCCCGTCTATCTCACGCACTGGGCGCGCGCCGGAGGGACCCCGCTGCGGCTGGTGGAGCTCTCGCAGGAGGTCAACGCCGGGATGCCGGCGCATGTCGTGCGGCGTGCCGAGCACTTGCTGAACGAGCGGGGAAGCGCCCTGCGGGACGCTCGGGTGCTGCTGGTCGGAGTGACCTACAAGCGCAACAGCACGGACCTGCGGGCCACCCCGGCCGCCGCGCTCGTCCGGCTGATGCGGCAGAGCGGCACCGACGTCACGTATCACGACCCGTTCGTGGACGCCTGGTCGCCGGGCGGTGAACCGGTGAAGCGGTCCGTCGACGCACTGGCTGCCGCCGCGGACGCCGACCTCACGATTCTGGTGCAGGACCACGACACCGTTCCACTGGACCGGTTGCCCGAGCACGCCCGACTGCTGCTGGACACCCGGGGCCGGCTACGCGGTACCCGTGCCCATCAACTCTGA
- a CDS encoding ABC transporter ATP-binding protein → MTEPVGIRVEGVHFGYPGRPVLRGADVTVEPGELTALIGLNGCGKSTLLRLAAGLLRPDEGRVLLGGHDLSRLSRRATARRVALLHQSAPAVPGMTVRQLVRQGRYAARGPLGMLREGDDPVVRRALRDVGVEQWAERDVDALSGGERQRVRLAMALAQDTRVLLLDEPTTYLDLHHQLDVLQTVVRLRAERGLTVVMVLHDLAHAARFAERIVALRDGRVVADGAPKEVVTPGLLADVLRVAGRVGQDPEGGWPVCYPDHPLPGDEYEGTS, encoded by the coding sequence ATGACCGAACCCGTGGGGATCCGCGTCGAGGGAGTCCACTTCGGCTACCCCGGACGCCCTGTGCTGCGCGGCGCCGACGTGACCGTCGAACCAGGCGAGCTGACCGCGCTCATCGGCCTCAACGGCTGCGGCAAATCAACCCTGTTGCGGCTGGCGGCCGGACTGCTGCGGCCCGACGAGGGGCGCGTGCTGCTAGGCGGGCACGACCTCTCCCGGCTCTCCCGCCGCGCCACCGCCCGGCGCGTCGCGCTGCTGCACCAGTCGGCCCCGGCCGTCCCCGGCATGACGGTGCGTCAACTCGTACGTCAGGGCCGGTACGCGGCGCGCGGCCCGCTCGGCATGCTCCGCGAGGGCGACGACCCCGTCGTACGGCGTGCGCTGCGCGATGTCGGCGTGGAGCAGTGGGCCGAACGGGACGTCGACGCGCTGTCCGGCGGCGAGCGGCAGCGGGTCCGGCTCGCGATGGCGCTCGCGCAGGACACCCGGGTCCTGCTCCTCGACGAGCCGACCACGTACCTGGATCTGCACCACCAACTCGACGTGCTGCAGACCGTGGTGCGGCTGCGTGCGGAGCGGGGCCTCACCGTCGTGATGGTGCTGCACGACCTGGCCCACGCCGCCCGGTTCGCGGAGCGGATCGTGGCGCTGCGGGACGGTCGGGTGGTGGCCGACGGGGCACCGAAGGAGGTCGTCACTCCAGGGCTGCTCGCGGATGTCCTGAGGGTGGCGGGAAGGGTCGGCCAGGACCCCGAGGGCGGCTGGCCGGTGTGCTACCCGGATCACCCGCTGCCAGGGGACGAATACGAGGGGACCTCGTGA
- a CDS encoding ABC transporter substrate-binding protein, with protein MLRSPSRHVRGWITAVIVGSVLVGCGASTESASEGAAAAGPKTDVAVKPIKATRGLTDANGVKVSLEKEPQRIVCLFALCDDILTELGIIPTATNSELLAHPDFLGEKKAKEVDVIPGGFIAPEVEAILSHKPDLVIGLEDTHGKLAPALKDATTFWPMQPETWQDSVGYLRDVAALTGRTAEGEKAEKTFRTKLAEAERNKSDKTALVIYGSDENFGVATPGTDVAGGLFPKLADYPWKSRGVEGSYSLEEILARDVDVLFVETIAFGDADGKLSEKLAKNPLWEKIPAVRNGDVHEVNSEVWAKGRGTRSLGIVLDEATAALR; from the coding sequence ATGCTGCGCTCACCGTCGAGACACGTTCGAGGCTGGATCACCGCAGTGATAGTGGGGTCCGTACTGGTCGGGTGCGGCGCGTCCACCGAGTCGGCGAGCGAAGGAGCCGCCGCGGCCGGTCCCAAGACCGACGTCGCGGTGAAACCCATCAAGGCGACACGGGGGCTGACCGACGCGAACGGCGTCAAGGTCTCCCTGGAGAAGGAACCGCAGCGCATCGTCTGCCTGTTCGCGCTCTGCGACGACATCCTGACCGAGCTGGGCATCATCCCCACGGCCACGAACAGCGAACTCCTCGCCCACCCCGACTTCCTGGGGGAGAAGAAGGCCAAGGAGGTCGACGTCATTCCCGGCGGGTTCATCGCTCCCGAGGTGGAGGCGATCCTCTCCCACAAGCCCGATCTCGTCATCGGCCTGGAGGACACCCACGGCAAGCTCGCTCCGGCCCTGAAGGACGCCACCACGTTCTGGCCCATGCAGCCCGAGACGTGGCAGGACAGCGTGGGGTACCTGCGCGATGTCGCCGCGCTCACCGGCCGCACCGCCGAGGGCGAGAAGGCCGAGAAGACCTTCCGTACCAAGCTCGCCGAGGCCGAGCGGAACAAGAGTGACAAGACCGCGCTCGTCATCTACGGCAGCGACGAGAATTTCGGTGTCGCCACGCCGGGGACGGACGTGGCCGGCGGGCTGTTCCCCAAGCTGGCGGACTATCCCTGGAAGTCCCGTGGCGTGGAGGGGAGCTACAGCCTCGAGGAGATCCTCGCCCGTGACGTGGACGTGCTGTTCGTCGAGACGATCGCCTTCGGTGACGCGGACGGCAAGCTGTCGGAGAAGCTGGCGAAGAACCCGCTCTGGGAGAAGATCCCCGCCGTGCGCAACGGGGATGTCCACGAGGTGAACTCCGAGGTGTGGGCCAAGGGCCGCGGTACCCGCTCGCTGGGCATCGTCCTCGACGAGGCCACGGCCGCGCTGCGGTGA
- a CDS encoding ABC transporter ATP-binding protein/permease, whose protein sequence is MIVHPELRRAARHARRPLLAATLLQGAVTLTHLAQAVLLAVALADVARGDTDRLPLFIGAVLGVVVARAGLGHGQRRTATRAGARVRVRLRDELLAHLGRLGPAHLTTARAGAVRTTLVDGVEGVDAYVSRYLPQLLITLCVPPLLLAALVAVEPAALLGLVPALLLALFGPRAWDRLLARRGREHWDTYEQLGADYLEALQGMPALRAAGAVGRTRERLEERSAALHRATVAKLRVSLVDTGLTDLAIQGGTAAAALLACWSAVTGSTTATGTYLLLLLASECFRPVRDLSREWHAGYLGVSAADGLAALRTAEPAVPDTGTAPAHWPDPPQVCFENVEFTYDGADAPALRDVTFTAEAGRITAIVGPSGAGKSTLLALLLRHRDPQRGRITVDGQDVTEYTLDSLRQGIAVVSQETYLFHATIADNLRLARPDAPDDELVRAARTAGIHDEIAALPDGYDTVLGERGATLSGGQRQRLALARALLADAPVLVLDEATSAVDERREADIVRELLTAAGGRTVLVVAHRLAAVRHAHRIVVLDAGRVDAVGAHAALVEAQGVYAELVKAGHVHEGGRVA, encoded by the coding sequence GTGATCGTCCACCCCGAACTGCGTCGCGCAGCACGGCACGCACGGCGCCCCCTGCTCGCGGCCACCCTCCTGCAAGGGGCCGTCACCCTCACCCACCTCGCGCAGGCCGTGCTGCTGGCCGTCGCCCTCGCCGACGTGGCCAGGGGCGACACGGACCGGCTCCCGCTGTTCATCGGGGCGGTGCTCGGCGTCGTCGTCGCCCGGGCCGGGCTCGGCCACGGGCAGCGGCGCACCGCCACCCGCGCCGGAGCGCGGGTCAGGGTCCGTCTGCGGGACGAACTCCTCGCCCACCTCGGACGGCTGGGACCCGCGCACCTGACCACCGCGCGCGCCGGCGCCGTCCGCACCACCCTGGTCGACGGGGTCGAGGGCGTCGACGCCTACGTCTCCCGCTACCTGCCCCAGCTCCTCATCACCCTCTGCGTACCGCCCCTGCTCCTCGCCGCACTGGTCGCGGTCGAACCGGCCGCCCTCCTCGGCCTCGTGCCCGCCCTGCTGCTCGCCCTGTTCGGGCCGCGCGCCTGGGACCGGCTCCTCGCCAGGCGCGGCAGGGAACACTGGGACACCTACGAGCAACTGGGCGCCGACTACCTCGAAGCGCTGCAGGGCATGCCCGCGCTGCGGGCCGCGGGCGCCGTCGGCCGCACCCGGGAGCGGCTGGAGGAACGCTCGGCGGCGCTGCACCGGGCCACCGTCGCCAAGCTCCGGGTGTCGCTCGTCGACACCGGGCTCACCGACCTGGCCATCCAGGGCGGCACCGCGGCCGCCGCGCTGCTCGCCTGCTGGTCGGCCGTCACCGGATCCACCACGGCGACCGGTACTTATCTGCTGCTGCTCCTGGCCTCCGAGTGCTTCCGGCCCGTACGCGACCTGTCCCGCGAGTGGCACGCCGGATACCTGGGCGTGTCGGCCGCCGACGGACTCGCGGCACTGCGCACCGCCGAACCCGCGGTGCCCGACACCGGAACGGCACCAGCACACTGGCCGGATCCGCCCCAGGTGTGCTTCGAGAACGTGGAGTTCACCTACGACGGTGCCGACGCGCCGGCGCTGCGCGACGTCACCTTCACCGCCGAAGCGGGACGGATCACGGCCATCGTCGGCCCGTCCGGCGCGGGCAAGTCCACGCTGCTCGCCCTGCTCCTGCGCCACCGCGACCCGCAACGGGGCCGGATCACCGTCGACGGCCAGGACGTCACCGAGTACACGCTCGACTCACTTCGGCAGGGCATCGCCGTGGTCTCCCAGGAGACCTACCTCTTCCACGCCACCATCGCCGACAACCTGCGCCTGGCCCGGCCCGACGCTCCGGACGACGAGCTGGTACGCGCCGCACGCACCGCGGGCATCCACGACGAGATCGCCGCCCTCCCCGACGGCTATGACACCGTCCTCGGCGAACGGGGCGCCACCCTCTCCGGCGGCCAGCGCCAGCGCCTCGCCCTCGCCCGGGCCCTGCTGGCCGATGCCCCGGTGCTCGTGCTCGACGAGGCGACGAGCGCGGTCGACGAACGCCGCGAGGCGGACATCGTCCGCGAACTGCTGACCGCCGCGGGCGGCCGGACCGTCCTGGTGGTCGCGCACCGCCTCGCCGCCGTCCGGCACGCGCACCGCATCGTGGTGCTCGACGCAGGACGCGTGGACGCCGTCGGTGCGCATGCCGCCCTCGTCGAGGCCCAGGGCGTCTACGCCGAGCTGGTCAAGGCGGGCCATGTCCATGAAGGAGGGCGCGTCGCATGA
- a CDS encoding FecCD family ABC transporter permease, which translates to MAAASVCALSLGTPYVPLYRLPGALLDADSTLAGVVVTELRVPRLVLALVAGLCLGAAGLVLQEALRNALAVPEMLGVSSGAALGVAAPLVLAASIPTAVQPLLAIGGAVLGGGLTLLAAGLGRSPSAVLLTGAAVAAALQAALLVLMVMADQFDLQLIYRYLLGSLSARTWDDVTGLWPWLLVASPALVLCAPVLSVLRLGDEDAEALGVRAQRARFAALAIAIVLIAPVTAVCGPVAWVGFLAPHLARWLNPAADAVRWLPWSAAWGAVVVAVADVPARLALAPVETPVGAWTALLGVPVGVALLRSGPRKPAARRGAARSDAVRSEPRGTGAEAVPTAGKETG; encoded by the coding sequence TTGGCGGCGGCGTCCGTCTGCGCACTGAGTCTGGGCACGCCCTATGTCCCGCTGTACCGGCTGCCCGGTGCGCTGCTGGACGCCGACAGCACGCTCGCCGGGGTCGTCGTCACCGAACTCCGCGTGCCACGGCTGGTGCTGGCGCTGGTCGCCGGGCTCTGCCTGGGTGCGGCGGGGCTCGTGCTGCAGGAGGCGCTGCGCAACGCCCTGGCCGTGCCCGAGATGCTGGGCGTGTCGTCCGGGGCCGCGCTGGGAGTCGCCGCACCACTGGTGCTGGCGGCGTCCATCCCCACCGCCGTCCAGCCCTTGCTGGCCATCGGCGGGGCCGTGCTCGGCGGCGGGCTCACGCTGCTCGCCGCCGGGTTGGGGCGCAGCCCGTCCGCCGTCCTGCTCACCGGGGCCGCGGTCGCCGCCGCGTTGCAGGCCGCGCTGCTCGTGCTCATGGTGATGGCCGACCAGTTCGACCTCCAGTTGATCTACCGGTATCTGCTCGGTTCGCTCTCCGCCCGTACCTGGGACGACGTCACCGGGCTGTGGCCCTGGCTGCTCGTCGCGTCGCCCGCGCTCGTGCTGTGCGCCCCGGTGCTGTCGGTGTTGCGGCTGGGGGACGAGGACGCCGAGGCGCTGGGGGTGCGTGCGCAGCGGGCCCGGTTCGCCGCGCTGGCCATCGCCATTGTGCTGATCGCGCCCGTGACGGCCGTGTGCGGGCCGGTGGCGTGGGTCGGGTTCCTCGCCCCGCACCTGGCCAGGTGGCTCAACCCTGCGGCTGACGCGGTGCGTTGGCTGCCCTGGTCGGCGGCGTGGGGCGCGGTCGTGGTGGCCGTCGCCGACGTCCCGGCCCGGCTCGCGCTGGCGCCCGTGGAGACACCGGTCGGCGCGTGGACCGCCCTCCTCGGTGTGCCTGTCGGCGTCGCCCTGCTTCGGTCGGGCCCTCGGAAGCCGGCGGCTCGGCGAGGAGCGGCGCGGTCCGACGCCGTTCGCTCGGAGCCGCGAGGGACGGGCGCTGAAGCCGTGCCGACCGCCGGGAAGGAGACAGGGTGA